GGATATAAGTGCCATGCCAAGAGGCATCTATTCGCCCATCATTACAAAGATCCTTTGGTTCATTGATCGCCGAAAAAACCAACACCTCCGATCTGCCAACCTTCACATATTAGTATCAGAAGACGTGGAACTGGATATACAAATTCAGGAGGAGCCCGCCGGCTTGCAAGCGGTGTACCTCATGGGTTTTTCAAGTGATTTTGATCAGCAGGCGGATGCTGATCGGCCGAAGGTGTGGATTCCCATTCTTGGAGAGGGGAAGCGCGAGCAACTGGAGAAGATTTATCGGTTTGTAGCCCCTGACGAAGTGTGTCCAGTATTGCCATCCCCGTCTGTCAATCCAAGACGGGCGGATAATCTTGTTGGTGAGCACAGGGAATTACTTTTCCAGACTTTTCGTGTGGAACCGAGTAATATTATTTACGCATGTGAATGGAATCCTTTCGAAGTTTATAGGCAAATTCGCCGCACGATTGTACAATACGATAAGGCACTCGAACGGCTGGGCGGATGTAAAGCTGCGGTATCAGCAACATCGAGTAAGCTGCTGTCCATAGGAGCGTTGCTGGCGGCATATGAGTGCAAATTCGATTTGGACTATCGAGTCGGGATTGCGACCGTCGAGGCCCATGGCTATTCTAAGAACAAGAAAGAGTCTGGTCTGGCCAACCAGGACAGGCTGCATACTTTATGGCTCTCCGGAGAATTTGAGGATGTTTAGGCTGATAAGCGAAACCGTTTCTCACGGCCAGCCTGCTTGCATAGGAAGTGGACTAGTAACGCTCGACGTGGTGATCTCCAATCAAGCCAACTCGACGTTCCGATTCTGGGCAGGGGGCTCGTGCGGCAATGTCCTTACCATTCTCTCTTACTTGGGTTGGCGGTCTTTTCCAGTGGCTCGTCTGGGGGACGACCCAGCCGCAACGGCCATTCTGGAAGACTTGAGCCAATTTGATGTATTGGACCGTTTCATTCACGTGGATGAGCGAGTGAGTACGCCCATCATTGTGGAGCGAATTATTAGACGGCTGAGCGGGGTCCCAAGTCATCGTTTCGAATGGAAATGTCCACGATGTGGCGGATGGCTGCCCCGGTTCAGGCCAGTTTTACGGGAGACTGTGAGACAGATTCTAACAGGACTTCCAGAAGCGAGAACCTTTTACTTTGACCGAATCTCGTCTGGCATTCTCGAATTGGCCCTCCACCTCAAGTTTAACGGGGCCTTGGTAGTGTTCGAACCGTCGGGCATGGGAAAAGAGCATGATTTTATAAAGGCAC
This portion of the Desulfomonile tiedjei genome encodes:
- a CDS encoding carbohydrate kinase, whose protein sequence is MFRLISETVSHGQPACIGSGLVTLDVVISNQANSTFRFWAGGSCGNVLTILSYLGWRSFPVARLGDDPAATAILEDLSQFDVLDRFIHVDERVSTPIIVERIIRRLSGVPSHRFEWKCPRCGGWLPRFRPVLRETVRQILTGLPEARTFYFDRISSGILELALHLKFNGALVVFEPSGMGKEHDFIKALQVAHIVKYSRERLAGISTLVFKSEVPVVVETLGSEGLRYRLTLRNGLPTAWRHLPAIEAGKLRDAAGAGDWCTAGIIHFLGQEGAAGLGASSEKEIIQALQLGQALAALNCCFEGARGGMYALDKARFDQWVKALANETQEETCAFDQIVQMPGEKRTSICPSCTVENGLVQ